The DNA window CGCGGTCGGCAGTTTCAGCACCAGCGGCCATGATTTGGTGCGGTCGTACGCCTTCGGAAGACCGAAGAAATAGTGCGTCGGATAGATGCCAGTCTTCTGGTTGACGTAGTAGATGCCGCCGCCGTCGAGCGCGGGCCAGAACATTCGAATGCGGCAAAGCCGGCCGACGATGACGGGATCGACCTCCATCGCGGTGATCTGCTTTGCGACCGCTTTGCGGTCGGCCATGGTGGCGGCTTCGAAGTAGCGTTCGATCAGTTCATGAGCGGCGTGGTAACGGTCGGCGTCCTGAGGGCGGAAGCGGTCGCCAAGCTCTTTCTGATAAAGCTGGACGAGGGCTTCTTTCGGGATTGGCGGCCAGGCGGGGCGGGTGGTGGGCGGCGGCTCGACCGGCGGAGGCACAGCCACCGACGGTCGCGACGCCGGCGCGGCGATCAACCCGCTGACAAACGCCGTTAACAGCAATCCTGCGCCCAACTTCGCCCGGAACCGTGACAGCATAACGACCCTCCGTGAGCAACCGCCGCCTCGTTCAAGTCGATTCTTACCACGCGGATGCAGAGACACGGAGGATAAATCGTCGATTTATCCTCCGTGTCTTGTCGTCCTCTTCCGGATCGGCGGATGAACTTACGCCTCGCGAACGGTGATCTTGTTGATCTGAGCCGGATTATGCGGGCGGTCGTTCCGGTCGCGCGGCAAGCTGACGATCTTGTCGATCACTTCAAGGCCGCTGGTGGCTTTGCCAAACACGCTGTACTGCCCGTCCAGGTGGGTGCTGGCCTGGTGCATCAGGAAGAACTGCGAGCCGGCGGAGTTAGGGTCGTTGGTCCGGGCGGCCGACAACACGCCGCGAACGTGCTTCATGTCGTTGAACTCGGCCTTGACCCGGTAGCCAGGGCCGCCGCTGCCGGTGCCGGTGGGGTCGCCGCCCTGGATCATGAATCCCGGGATCACGCGGTGAAAGATGACGCCGTCGTAGTAGCCGTCCTTCGCGAGGAAGATGAAGCTGTTCACGTGCTGCGGCGCGACCTTGGGATAAAACTCGACCTCGATGTTGCCGAGCGATGTCTCGATCGTCGCGGTGTAGGTCTTCTTCGGGTCGATCGTCATTTCCGGCGGTTTGCTGTACGTCTTTGCCATGGGCTGGTTCCTTATCTAACAGGGTTATCTGAATGGGTGGGTTTCTCAGGTCATCCGGGGAATGTCAACCGGCAATGTCTTTGTTGCAGCCGGATCATTCGGCGATGAGCGATCTTAGTTCGGTCACAAAGGCAGCGCCCAGCTCGGCGGCCTGCTCTCGCGTCAGCAGGGCGTCGCGGTAGGTGATGCTCAGTTGCAGGTCGTCGCCGAGCGATGTGACCGCAAAGACGACCGGCGCCAGCGGGCCCGTTGGCGAGATTCGGCGGTACTTCGCGATCAGGTCGCCAAACTCGGCCACCCATGTGCTGGACAGGTTGACGTTCGATACGCCGGCGATCATCGGCGTTTCCTTGCGGAAGAAGCTGTAGAGCTTCGAAGGCTTCACCAGGGGCCGGGTCGCCATCGCCAGCAGCAGATAACCCACGCTAGACGGCCAGATGCCGCGCTGACGATGCAAATGGTTCTGACGGGCGATACTGGCCAGCAGCTTGTGCCGGCGCTTGATCTCGTCGGGACGCGAGATCACCTCGGCAAAGCCCAGGAACAGGCCGAATCGGTCGTCGAGGGCGCCACGGGCCAGCGGGCGAAGATCGATGATCGAACCGATCGCCAGGTCTGTCCGGGACTTGCGGTGCTGCGTTGGGATTCGCTCGTCGCAGACACGGGTGGCGGCGGTCAGGAACAGGTCGTGGACCTTGACACCCAGACGCTTGGCCGCTCGCGTCAGCCCGCCGATCAGCCCGGGGGCATCCTGCATGATGACGCGGACGGGGTAGTCGTCCTTTCCCAGCGTCTTGCACTTGCGGGCCTTGCGATAGCGCATGTGCCGCCGAATCATCGACAGCATGGTCTGCACTGGCTCCATGGGCCCCGGGGACAGCTCGAGCAGCCCGAGATACCCGATGTTGGCGTGGCGCATCCGTAACGGCTTCCACGCCGCCGGCGGCCGGAACATCCGTTCGAGCCATCGTCGGAGCATGTGCCGGACGGCGACGCTGTCGGCGACCCAGTGCTGGTAGACGACGCCGAAATGAAACGTTCCGGAACTGGCGTCGGGCAGGATAAACGGTCGGAAGGGGGGCTCGCCGGGGTCTGAAAACGGGCGGTTGAGCTCGTCGCCTAGATACGTTTCGAGACAGGTTCCGGGCGGTAGAAGCCGGACGGGGAATCGGCTCATTTCGCCGTTCAGCCCGAAATGCCGGTACGAGATGACCTTGGCCTCGACGCGGCCGAGGTTCATGTCCTCCATCGTCGCCGACCAGGCCGCCGAGGCGGCATCGACGCCGACTGGGCAACGCAACTCCAATACCTGGGCGGCGTTATACGGATGAACGACTTCCCAGCCGCGGAGCATCCGCTGGAAAGCATTCATGGGGATGGCCCGCGTCGCGCCAGAGTGTGTCACGCCGGAGTGCGTCACCCCAGGGTGTGTCACCGTAGGGCGCGTTGCCCCATCGGCAGGGGGATTGGTGGTCGGCGTGGACAGTGGTCCTTCCATAGCAGCGCCGCGCGGGGGGACAAACCTCCCCTGACCGGCACTACCGGCAATCTTGGGAATGGAAACGGGGTTGGCAAGCGGCACGGGTTCCATCAACAGTTTTCCCGTGCACTAGACCCGACCGTAAGGACGAAGCGATCGCGGCATCAGGCGGCCCACTCTACGCTGATAAGCCTGGTAGTCCGCCCCGTGCGTCGCCACCAGATGGCGTTCCTCGCGTGCCGACTCCCACAGCAAAAGTGTGATGTGCAGCGTACCGGCGATTAGCATGGCCGGCGTCGGCAGGGCAAGCATGGTCGCAATCATCATACCGGCGGACAGCGCATAGATCGGATGGCGGACGTATGCGAACAGTCCTTCGAACACGAGCGACGTTTTCTCGTTCGGGTCGATTCCCATTCGCCAGTTCCGCCCCATCTGCTTCCAGCACCGCCGGGTCACCAGCAATCCGCCGACAACCGCGGCGGCGCAGATCCATCCGATTCCGTGGAACGAATGCACGGGCGCGAATGCCGTCGGCGGATTCGGCCAGAACGCGGCTGACAGGGGCAGCACCATCCAGAGGACGATGACGGGCGCCCAAAGCAGCCGCAATAACCGCCCCAGCGGCTCGGGCGGGACGAGGTTGGCCGCCTTTCCCGTCCGCTTCCGCTGTCGGCGGGCCATGTGCAGGACCTGTTGCCAATAGAACGCAACGGTCCCGCCGATCACGAGCAATGGAATGCTATAGTCCCAGGGAAGCATCAAGCGGTGGAGGGTAGTGGTTGCGCCCGTGGGATTCCAGCGGTCGCGGATCGATGTACGCTGTTGGGCTAAAACTTGAGCGCCGACCACAACATCGGCGACCTTGTCGTATAGCACTCCACGACGGCCGGTCGATACAGCGGACAGGCCCTGGCGCACAGCGGTCGCCTAAACGCCGCGGTACCGGCCGACACATAAAGGAGTAACGCACTTCCGCGATGCCTCAACGAATGCGTCAACGAATGACTCGCTTCAAATCCAACTCGTCTGCTCGCGCCTCTGCGTTCACCCTGGTCGAACTGCTGATCGTCATCGGCATCATCGCTCTGCTGATTGGTATTGCGATGCCCGCATTCGCCGCGGTCCAGCGGGAAAGCCGAAAGACCGCGTGCAAGAGCAATCTGCGGCAACTGGGGCTGGCGGTTCGCCTTTATACGGATCAGAACAAAAACAAGTACCCGCGCTCGCCGGCGCTGCCTTCGGTCAACCCATACAATCTACCGACGGTGATGGAGCGCCTGTCTTCATTCATCGCCGTCGGGTTGTCGCCACAGCAGGTACAGAGCGGGCAGGGCGTGATGGTCATCTTCCGTTGCACGGCCGACGACGTGGTGTTTCCGGTCGAGAAGAC is part of the Humisphaera borealis genome and encodes:
- a CDS encoding type II secretion system protein; protein product: MTRFKSNSSARASAFTLVELLIVIGIIALLIGIAMPAFAAVQRESRKTACKSNLRQLGLAVRLYTDQNKNKYPRSPALPSVNPYNLPTVMERLSSFIAVGLSPQQVQSGQGVMVIFRCTADDVVFPVEKTSYFYYNELGERPIRDTFLFQVYKDISRVPVLWDADNYHGGNLPFNWLMADGSVDHWTAPQTSP
- a CDS encoding methyltransferase family protein, producing the protein MLPWDYSIPLLVIGGTVAFYWQQVLHMARRQRKRTGKAANLVPPEPLGRLLRLLWAPVIVLWMVLPLSAAFWPNPPTAFAPVHSFHGIGWICAAAVVGGLLVTRRCWKQMGRNWRMGIDPNEKTSLVFEGLFAYVRHPIYALSAGMMIATMLALPTPAMLIAGTLHITLLLWESAREERHLVATHGADYQAYQRRVGRLMPRSLRPYGRV
- a CDS encoding peptidylprolyl isomerase encodes the protein MAKTYSKPPEMTIDPKKTYTATIETSLGNIEVEFYPKVAPQHVNSFIFLAKDGYYDGVIFHRVIPGFMIQGGDPTGTGSGGPGYRVKAEFNDMKHVRGVLSAARTNDPNSAGSQFFLMHQASTHLDGQYSVFGKATSGLEVIDKIVSLPRDRNDRPHNPAQINKITVREA